The DNA segment AACTTCTGGCACTGGACCAGTTCTACCTGCGTCATTGTCTCTACTCAGACAGAAACAGTGCCTGAGGTAAGCCTGACGAATCGCGAGCAAAATCGCTGATACGCCATCGCGTTCAAGCACTACAGACTGTTAGCAGATACACACCGGAAGGTGCAAGGAGGTTGATCGGGCCGTAAAGACAACAAATCAGGGCCATATATCAGTTCCAGAGCCCCCCTTCAAGGGCAATGTCCCTCCGTTAGTCAGTTGTATCCTTCTATAGGACAATTCTGCCTCCCTATGTTCTGAGTGTGTGAGGGTCAGAGATGCCGGAGGACGTCGAATAGCGACAGAAGTACGTTTGGAGGTCAAGAATCGCACATTCGGCAGAACTGGTGCTCACCCTCTATGGAGGCCTGAATAGGAGCTCAAATCTATCTCCATGAATTCCCCCGCTGTTCCAACTCCTCTTTAGCCTTCAGCTCTCACAACCAGTTCCCAATAAACAAATTTCCTTTCCCTGCATCGCATCTTGCTCATCTTTTCTAAGGCAGAGTAAGGGAATCTTCCCGGACACGCTACCCGGTAATGTGGTTTATCTCGGGTAGCTTCTTCTCTTCGTTTATATTTTCACCTACAGGTGTAACAATTACTATTGTCCtcccttaataataattggttttgggggaaaggaaatggcgcagcatctgtctcgtatatcgttggatacctgaaccgcgccttaagggaagggataaaggaaggagtgaaagaagaaagaaagaggtgccctagtggagggctgcgcaataatttcgaccacctggggatctttaacgtgcactgacatcgcacagcacacaggcgccttagtgttttgcctccataaaaacgcagccgctgcggtcgcgtGTCAACCAGGCAACTccagatctgtagccgagcgccctaaccactgaaccaccgcggcgggtaattgtcCTCTCTTATAGACATGTTAATTAACATATAATATTGCTTTGATGCTTTTGTGAGAAAGCGGTGCAGGTGGAGGcctactatttttttatttttttatggcaGCCACAACACACTGTTACTACATAGTAAAGCCCATTATACTTTGCGACACGGGCCGGGGAACTTAATTTTCATTAATTTATCCATCCCATCGTAGTATCTACCACTGCACTGTATGTATCTCCATGAGCCATTCAGTGACCACGGCTGGCGTGGGCAGCCCTACCCTGACACTAAAAGAATAGTCCCGCTCACAGCGCTATGAGCACGCGAGACACGGGTTGCTTTAAACAGCCTCTGTAAAAGCTCCTTCTGTGGGTCTCAATTCTGCTTTTGCAGAGTGCCCTGAAGACTCGGACGTAATTGAAACTCATGCCGAGACTCATACCTTGACGTTTGAGTTTCGTGCATAAAAACTCTGCGTGTTCGGTGCTTTGTTTGCATTTTGACACCACCTGCTTCATTGTTGATGTTGTATTGGTGCTTAGTGAGCAGTGAATCGGGAAGCGCTGCTGCTTTAAAGGGCGGCTCTTCATAAGAAATACATATTGCTGCAAACAAAtcttatgtttctttttatattctTATCGCCGTCGTCACGCGGCTTTTATCAGTCTCTCTTCGTTTTGCGCCATGGAGATTGGGGtctgatcctggccgcggcggccgtattttgaaTGGAAGTGAAATGCACAAGGCGCCCCTgctctgtgcggtgtcagtgcacgtaagaacctcaggcggtctcgtctacattaattcagagcccgccactatacggcgtccctcttagcccatGCGTCAGTTTCGTATGTTAGACACCACAATTTATAACTCGTTTGCAGCAGCCAACTAATCTAATTTATTCTTTCGCAGTTCTCGCTGTGGAGATATCTCGGCACACGGGAGCTTGCCGATGTGGAAATAGTCGTGCACTGGGAACACGCTCCCGAACAGCACGCATCTTTCAAAGCGCATCGCATGATCCTGGCCCTGCAGAACGTCGTCTTCAGGGCCATGTTTTTTGGGCACTTCGCCAGAGAAGATCGCCTCACTATTATGGACATGCATCCGGACGGCGTTGAAGGGCTGCTACGGTAGAACCTCCCTTCGCTCACGCTTCATTTATGAATTTTGCTCAAAAGCACTTGACGGCCTGTAATTCGTATTACATGCAGAAATATAAGCTTGATTCTATTGCAGTCTATTCTAACGACATCTGTAGAGGGGCCATCGAATTAACATGCAAGTAAAGAGGGGAATGCGATAAGTTAACACTTCATCACtaaaacaaaatttgaaatgcCACCTAAGAAACCAAACATAGAAAATACCGAGAAAGAGAAGAGTATCAGGTCTCTGTGCTGTGCGTTaggcgccaaacaaggcgaagTACGGCTCTGAACCCTGAGTCCTCCAAGCCTGCTTGACCTGCGGCCCACACACTGGACTCATCCACAGTTACCATACTGATTCTATGAGACTTAAGCTCGCTGCCTGCTCTGTTATTCTCTCTAACGGCCCTGCTGTGATCGTCCGCAGGCATCCCTATTAAAAGTTGTAAGGTCACGTGATGACGTTCTCCATTACACTGCCATTAACAGCCATAGATTTTTGTCGTGTCCGAATCCATGCATGTTCCAACCAGCAAATGTCGCATTCATAACTTGGTTAAAGGATTACTTATTGGAAAGGTCTTTTTCCTTGGCGATATTTAATCAAGGGAACGACGTTTGTGCGAACGGCCTGCTTGTTTGAACGCTAATTCCATAGCATGCTGGTTACGGTACCCTGCCACCCAGAAACCATTACTGCACACAACCAGAGCTTTGCCTTTATGTTTTATCGCAATAGACTACAGGAAGCGTTTCCTGCTTCTCACTCAAATAAGAATAAAGTGGGACGATTCTGTTACACTTTTGCTTTTGTAGGACGACAACGGGTCCTATTATGCTCACCTGCTCTGCGACGCAGGTATTTCTACAGTAAACAGCTCCAGGTGGAAAGCGTTCACCAGGCGACCTGCACCCGCCGCGCTGCAGTCAAATACATGGTGCCTGAATTGGCAGCCAGGTGCGTCGCATACGTGGAGCGCTATATGGAGCCCGATGACGTATGTCCGTTTCTGGACTACATCCTGACGATGTGCGAAGACGGCGTGGACGGGTCCTCCAAGGCCGTCCTCCACAACAATGGCCTCTTCGTTCTCGCGTCGAAGACGTTCGAATCCTGCCTGCACTACACCGCGAACTACATTCTCGACAACGTGCACAATGCACCCGAGATGTCGGTGCTGCAAGCCGTCCACGCCTGCGGCCGCAGGCAGTGTCTCGAGAGAGGCAAGGTTGACAGAGAGCCAGCTGGCCTCCGTTCCCCGGTGCGGCCTTTCTTCCTCAAGCTCCGGTTTCTCGTGCTCACGGTGACCGAGTTTGTTCGCGGTCCTAACGTGTGGGGTATGCTGAACGCCGGGGAATCTCTGGCCATCCTTTGCAACATCATCGAGGGGGACTCGCTGCCCATGCCGGCTGATTTCTGCACCGTACGCACACAGCGCGTTTAGTGGCGGAGTCCGTTGATGGCACTCCCCGGTGCAAGTCGGCTTTGTGAACAAAACGCCGTTTCAATCAGAAAAGCAAGGACATGTAATTTACAGTCACTGAA comes from the Amblyomma americanum isolate KBUSLIRL-KWMA chromosome 1, ASM5285725v1, whole genome shotgun sequence genome and includes:
- the LOC144096820 gene encoding uncharacterized protein LOC144096820; this translates as MVLLKMYMDGFTYSHISEAATAPISTQYTSFKLNELFITFPDILTEYKVCYRCYKRTNFWHWTSSTCVIVSTQTETVPEFSLWRYLGTRELADVEIVVHWEHAPEQHASFKAHRMILALQNVVFRAMFFGHFAREDRLTIMDMHPDGVEGLLR